A stretch of the Streptomyces sp. NBC_01428 genome encodes the following:
- a CDS encoding S-(hydroxymethyl)mycothiol dehydrogenase, whose product MAQEVRGVIAPGKNEPVRVETIVVPDPGPGEAVVKIQACGVCHTDLHYKQGGINDDFPFLLGHEAAGIVESVGDGVTDVAPGDFVVLNWRAVCGQCRACLRGRPWYCFDTHNAKQRMTLTDGTELSPALGIGAFAEKTLVAAGQCTKVDPSVSPAVAGLLGCGVMAGIGAAINTGNVGRGDTVAVIGCGGVGDAAIAGARLAGAAKIIAVDIDDRKLTTAEKLGATHTVNSHENDAVEAIRALTGGFGADVVIDAVGRPETYQQAFYARDLAGTVVLVGVPTPEMKLELPLLDVFGRGGSLKSSWYGDCLPSRDFPMLIDLHLQGRLDLGAFVSETIALDDIEAAFERMHHGDVLRSVVMF is encoded by the coding sequence ATGGCGCAGGAAGTACGGGGCGTGATCGCACCGGGCAAGAACGAGCCGGTGCGTGTCGAGACCATCGTCGTGCCGGATCCGGGACCCGGCGAGGCCGTGGTGAAGATCCAGGCCTGCGGGGTCTGTCACACCGACCTGCACTACAAGCAGGGCGGAATCAACGACGACTTCCCGTTCCTGCTCGGTCACGAGGCGGCCGGGATCGTGGAGTCGGTCGGCGACGGGGTCACGGACGTGGCACCCGGCGACTTCGTCGTCCTCAACTGGCGCGCGGTGTGCGGGCAGTGCCGTGCCTGTCTGCGCGGGCGGCCCTGGTACTGCTTCGACACCCACAACGCGAAGCAGAGGATGACGCTGACGGACGGCACCGAGCTGTCCCCGGCGCTCGGCATCGGCGCCTTCGCGGAGAAGACGCTCGTCGCCGCCGGCCAGTGCACCAAGGTCGACCCCTCCGTCTCCCCGGCGGTGGCCGGTCTCCTCGGCTGCGGAGTGATGGCCGGCATCGGCGCAGCCATCAACACGGGCAACGTCGGCCGGGGCGACACGGTCGCCGTGATCGGCTGCGGCGGAGTCGGCGACGCGGCGATCGCGGGCGCACGCCTCGCCGGCGCGGCGAAGATCATCGCGGTGGACATCGACGACCGCAAGCTCACGACCGCCGAGAAGCTCGGCGCGACCCACACCGTCAACTCCCATGAGAACGACGCCGTCGAGGCGATCCGGGCCCTCACCGGCGGCTTCGGCGCCGACGTCGTCATCGACGCCGTGGGCCGCCCGGAGACGTACCAGCAGGCCTTCTACGCCCGCGACCTCGCCGGCACGGTCGTCCTCGTCGGGGTCCCCACCCCGGAGATGAAGCTCGAACTCCCGCTGCTCGACGTCTTCGGCCGCGGCGGCTCCCTCAAGTCGTCCTGGTACGGCGACTGCCTGCCCTCCCGCGACTTCCCGATGCTGATCGACCTCCACCTCCAGGGCCGCCTGGACCTCGGCGCGTTCGTCAGCGAGACGATCGCGCTGGACGACATCGAGGCGGCGTTCGAGCGGATGCACCACGGCGACGTGCTGCGCTCGGTGGTGATGTTCTGA